A genomic segment from Barrientosiimonas humi encodes:
- a CDS encoding DedA family protein, with product MIDQVLLWLEHLMGSPWVYAALFSMSLVDAVIPVFPSEAPIIMAGVYAASTGTPNLVGVFVAAALGAWIGDHVTYFIGRRLSGRVDRWPLETRRGRAVEASRRLLAKRGGMALVVARFIPWGRIATAMVMGATRYPLRSFSAYDALGTTVWALHGTLLGYIGGAAFQDQPLKGMLLGLGLAFLVSVLIEAGRWWWERRRTRRAAAGRSTSAGPDGVDTPDGAGGVDRAGGVDRADGADRADGAGGAGGGATGPVSARGGVAR from the coding sequence GTGATCGATCAGGTGCTGCTCTGGCTGGAGCACCTCATGGGCTCGCCGTGGGTCTATGCGGCGCTGTTCTCGATGTCGCTCGTCGACGCGGTGATCCCGGTGTTCCCGAGCGAGGCGCCGATCATCATGGCGGGGGTCTACGCCGCCTCGACCGGCACCCCGAACCTCGTCGGCGTCTTCGTCGCCGCCGCGCTGGGCGCGTGGATCGGCGACCACGTGACCTACTTCATCGGCCGCCGGCTCTCCGGCCGGGTGGACCGGTGGCCGCTCGAGACGCGACGGGGGAGGGCAGTCGAGGCCTCGCGGAGGCTGCTCGCGAAGCGCGGTGGGATGGCGCTGGTCGTCGCGCGGTTCATCCCGTGGGGCCGGATCGCGACGGCCATGGTGATGGGCGCGACGCGCTATCCGCTTCGCTCGTTCTCGGCGTACGACGCCCTCGGCACGACCGTGTGGGCGCTGCACGGCACGCTGCTGGGCTACATCGGGGGAGCGGCGTTCCAGGACCAGCCGCTGAAGGGCATGCTGCTCGGGCTGGGGCTCGCCTTCCTGGTGTCGGTGCTGATCGAGGCGGGCCGGTGGTGGTGGGAGCGGCGCCGCACGCGGCGCGCAGCTGCGGGGCGGTCGACGTCCGCCGGGCCCGACGGGGTCGATACCCCCGATGGGGCTGGCGGGGTCGACCGGGCTGGCGGGGTCGACCGGGCTGACGGGGCCGACCGGGCTGACGGGGCGGGTGGTGCGGGCGGCGGTGCAACCGGCCCGGTGTCCGCCCGGGGCGGGGTCGCGCGGTAG
- a CDS encoding DUF222 domain-containing protein, translated as MSSIEHTATPPDQPITTQLTHAAANARNGGDGAGAFATAQPGAGAALLGQVRDTLTALRAAPSVLHQLGEDELVDLGRAAIALTRAGESLAVEVTTEALTRGTIAGSTAASPTHWVRELGSGIEPAQAHRVATVATELAQHATLVPFDATADSGPQSQAAASEHADDDSDAGAGDGHAGDSGHGREGGEGSALVEGDPSGRALIREVVRTGLVNIRAVAHALDHAPRLQRLIPTATRAETLSWYLALGDDATDKDRRALTRRLIARFEPGDLDRSEAAAQARETLTFQHLPNGLVRLVAELSPGNAAIVQQAISHLAAPRPTPCDHVDTKDNAGQPPRTTGPRPERASTPEHEQRRQKKPSRDTGETTDQQPTGAEPEPERKTATEPDPGTFATAQPDDNTEAVAGPDSARFTAAQSGETAAEAVAEPVSGAFTTGRPGGTVPEPGTGLQPLVRMPQAAIDAGAKLYDDRTPGKRRADALMELIQHATDQLPRPARGSITGSSKAVVILDLATLQAHADPPDILVPDKLRPPGSGAPPRQAGTLPGTGRTLTGELLAPATLRTIACSAGIIPAVLDSNSQLIDLGREERLYTGHLRTAVVLRDQHCTFPGCDRPPDWCDVHHLTPWWAGGPTTLDNGALLCARHHTIVHTQLLHGTLTNGRIHWDLTPGRMPQQPRLSDTA; from the coding sequence ATGTCGAGCATCGAGCACACCGCGACACCGCCGGACCAGCCGATCACCACCCAGCTGACCCACGCAGCCGCCAACGCCAGGAACGGCGGTGACGGGGCGGGCGCGTTCGCAACGGCGCAGCCCGGGGCCGGTGCCGCGCTGCTGGGCCAGGTCCGTGACACCCTGACCGCGCTGCGGGCCGCCCCCTCGGTGCTGCACCAGCTCGGCGAGGACGAGCTGGTCGACCTCGGCCGGGCCGCGATCGCCCTGACCCGGGCCGGGGAGTCCCTCGCGGTCGAGGTCACCACCGAGGCCCTGACCCGCGGCACGATCGCCGGCTCTACCGCGGCCTCGCCCACCCACTGGGTCCGCGAGCTGGGCTCGGGGATCGAACCCGCCCAAGCGCACCGTGTCGCGACCGTCGCGACCGAGCTGGCCCAGCACGCCACCCTGGTCCCCTTCGACGCCACCGCAGACTCAGGGCCGCAGAGCCAGGCCGCCGCCAGCGAGCACGCCGACGACGACAGTGACGCTGGTGCCGGTGACGGTCACGCCGGTGACTCGGGCCACGGCCGTGAAGGGGGCGAAGGGTCGGCCCTGGTCGAGGGTGACCCTTCCGGCAGGGCCCTGATCCGCGAGGTCGTACGCACCGGGCTGGTCAACATCCGGGCCGTCGCGCACGCGCTGGACCACGCGCCCCGGCTGCAGCGCCTCATCCCGACCGCGACCCGGGCCGAGACCCTGTCCTGGTACCTCGCCCTGGGTGATGACGCGACCGACAAGGACCGCCGCGCCCTGACCCGGCGGCTCATCGCCCGGTTCGAACCCGGCGACCTCGACCGCTCCGAAGCCGCCGCCCAGGCCCGGGAGACCCTGACCTTCCAGCACCTGCCCAACGGGCTCGTCCGGCTCGTCGCTGAGCTGTCTCCCGGCAATGCCGCGATCGTGCAACAAGCCATCAGCCACCTCGCCGCACCCCGCCCGACCCCTTGCGACCACGTGGACACGAAGGACAACGCGGGGCAGCCGCCTCGCACGACGGGGCCCCGCCCGGAGCGGGCCAGCACGCCGGAGCACGAACAGCGACGACAGAAGAAGCCGTCACGCGACACGGGCGAGACAACCGACCAGCAGCCGACAGGCGCCGAGCCGGAGCCCGAGAGGAAGACAGCCACCGAACCTGACCCGGGCACGTTCGCCACTGCGCAGCCGGACGACAACACCGAGGCGGTCGCTGGGCCTGATTCTGCGAGGTTCACCGCCGCGCAGTCGGGCGAAACCGCGGCCGAGGCAGTCGCCGAGCCGGTCTCGGGCGCGTTCACCACTGGGCGGCCGGGCGGCACCGTGCCCGAGCCGGGGACCGGGCTGCAGCCGCTGGTGCGGATGCCGCAAGCAGCTATCGATGCCGGGGCGAAACTCTACGACGACCGCACCCCCGGCAAGCGCCGCGCCGACGCCCTGATGGAACTCATCCAGCACGCCACCGACCAGCTCCCCCGACCCGCCCGCGGATCGATCACCGGCAGCAGCAAAGCCGTCGTCATCCTCGACCTGGCCACCCTGCAAGCCCACGCCGACCCACCCGACATCCTCGTCCCGGACAAGCTGCGACCGCCCGGCAGCGGCGCCCCGCCTCGCCAAGCCGGGACCCTGCCCGGCACCGGACGGACCCTCACCGGCGAGCTCCTCGCCCCCGCCACCCTGCGCACCATCGCCTGCAGCGCCGGGATCATCCCCGCCGTCCTGGACAGCAACAGCCAGCTGATCGACCTCGGCCGCGAAGAACGCCTCTACACCGGCCACCTGCGCACCGCCGTCGTACTGCGCGACCAGCACTGCACCTTCCCCGGCTGCGACCGACCCCCCGACTGGTGCGACGTGCACCACCTGACGCCCTGGTGGGCCGGCGGCCCCACCACCCTCGACAACGGCGCACTGCTGTGCGCCCGCCACCACACCATCGTCCACACCCAGCTCCTGCACGGCACCCTGACCAACGGCCGCATCCACTGGGACCTCACCCCCGGCCGCATGCCCCAACAACCCCGCCTGAGCGACACCGCATGA
- a CDS encoding AAA family ATPase: protein MPTLLLLNGPSGVGKSTLAALWAREADAACLDPDRLRADLPEAASTAAMQAARARTLELAATALSNGRDVVVAQLCARPEFPDALRETAIRAQANYVEVLLVDSVAHLRRRLAQRATSAEAHHRLAHAALDLDELESVHAALVDRAAADPRVEVLRCGEGQEDITLRAIDQLVTTAAVPHAPTKRAPG, encoded by the coding sequence GTGCCCACCCTGCTGCTGCTCAACGGCCCCTCGGGCGTCGGCAAGTCCACCCTTGCCGCGCTGTGGGCGCGGGAGGCGGACGCTGCCTGCCTCGATCCGGACCGGCTGCGTGCAGACCTGCCGGAAGCCGCCTCCACCGCCGCGATGCAGGCCGCTCGGGCTCGCACCCTTGAGCTGGCGGCGACCGCGCTGTCCAACGGTCGGGACGTGGTGGTCGCCCAGCTGTGCGCGCGCCCGGAGTTTCCGGATGCGTTGCGGGAGACGGCGATTCGCGCGCAGGCGAACTACGTGGAAGTGCTCCTGGTCGACAGCGTGGCGCATCTGCGCCGGCGGCTGGCCCAGCGTGCGACGAGCGCCGAGGCGCACCACCGGCTGGCCCACGCGGCGCTCGATCTCGACGAGCTGGAGAGCGTCCACGCGGCTCTGGTCGACCGCGCGGCTGCCGACCCGCGCGTCGAGGTGCTGCGCTGCGGGGAGGGGCAGGAGGACATCACGCTGCGCGCGATCGATCAGCTGGTCACGACGGCAGCTGTGCCCCACGCGCCGACGAAGCGCGCGCCGGGCTGA
- a CDS encoding LutC/YkgG family protein, which produces MSEAREEILARVRSALEPDRPDVPVATQPALATVDPAAMLEEFLETTADYRAVVERCPAAEVPARVAAALERYAARRVVSPPGLPADWLTAYAGEVVVDEGLSAYDLDRLDAVVTAAAVGIAATGTIVLDHQPDQGRRAISLVPDVHVCVVRAGQVVPDVPHAVAALHAAARERRPLTWISGPSATSDIELDRVEGVHGPRTLHVVLSDD; this is translated from the coding sequence GTGAGCGAGGCTCGCGAGGAGATCCTGGCGCGGGTGCGCAGCGCGCTCGAGCCCGACCGTCCTGACGTACCGGTGGCCACCCAGCCGGCGCTCGCCACGGTCGACCCGGCAGCGATGCTCGAGGAGTTCCTGGAGACCACGGCCGACTATCGGGCGGTGGTCGAGCGCTGCCCCGCGGCGGAGGTCCCGGCCCGGGTCGCCGCCGCCCTGGAGCGCTACGCCGCCCGCCGCGTCGTCAGCCCGCCGGGCCTGCCCGCGGACTGGCTGACGGCGTACGCCGGGGAGGTGGTGGTCGACGAGGGACTGAGCGCGTACGACCTCGACCGGCTCGACGCCGTCGTCACCGCCGCAGCGGTGGGCATCGCGGCGACGGGGACGATCGTGCTGGACCACCAGCCCGACCAGGGGCGCCGCGCGATCAGCCTGGTTCCGGACGTGCACGTGTGCGTCGTGCGGGCCGGCCAGGTCGTGCCGGACGTGCCGCACGCGGTGGCCGCGCTGCACGCCGCTGCGCGGGAGCGCCGACCGCTGACCTGGATCAGTGGCCCGAGCGCCACGAGCGACATCGAGCTCGACCGGGTCGAGGGCGTGCACGGCCCGCGCACGCTGCACGTCGTGCTCAGCGACGACTGA